GGGGCTGAGGCGCCGCAGGATGGGTGGGTACACGGTCTCGGGCGGCATCGGCTGGTCGACGGTGCGTGGCTGGCGATCGGCAACCCGGAGGGTGCCATCCGGCTCGATCAGGTAGACGCCCGGAGCGAATCGCTCGGCGGCGATCGTGTCCACGACGTAGACCTCGGCCCGCACACTCAGGCCGGCGGGCGCCCGAAGGGCGACCGGATCGGGCTGGGGCTCTGGCGGCCGTGAGCGGCACGCAGGGACGGCCAACGCCGACAGGACCAAGACGACCAGCGTGAAGGACCGAGTGTACATTGCGAAGCCTACGACGCTGGCTCGCATCGGGGTACCGGGTGGGCCCTACCCTTGGCCCCTATGGACGCAAGCCTGAGATGGCTCGCCTCCCTGCTGGGGGGCGAGGGTGCAAGTTCGCCGCTGACCGTCGAGGAGGTCGACGCCGCGCTGACGGCAGCGGGCTTCCCGCTGGATGGCGTCGAGCCGAAGGGTTCCGACGCGTTGCTGGACGTCGAGGTGACCAGCAACCGAGGGGACTGCCTGTGCCACCTGGGCCTGGCGCGCGAGATCGCGGCCATGACCGGGCGGGCGGTGACGCCGCGGGAGATCGGCGAGGTCGCGCGTGGGCCGGCGGTGGGCGATCACCTGACGCTGGAGAACCGGTGCTCGGGCGGCGATCGGCCGGCGTGCCCAACCTTCACGGCCCACGTCATCCTGGGCGCGAAGATCGGCCCGAGCCCGGCCTGGCTACGTGAGTTGCTCGAGAGCGTGGGACAGCGGTCGATCAACAACGCCGTGGACGTGACGAACTGGCTGAATCTGGAGCATGGCAATCCAAGCCACGTGTTCGATCTCGACACGCTGGAGGGTAAAAAGCTCATCATCCGTGAGGCAGTCGAGGGCGAAGCGCTGGCGACGCTGGATGGCGTGTCGCGGAAGCTCAACGCCGGAGAGATCGTGGTCGCCGACGCGAGCAAGGCGACGTCGCTGGCGGGGGTCATCGGCGGTGCCGACTCGCAGGTGAGCGAGGGAACGACGAACATCGTGCTGGAGGTGGCTACTTGGGACCCCGAGCGGGTTCGCCAGGCCAGCCGGCGGCACGCGGTGCGGACAGACGCGAGCCACCGGTTCGAGCGCGTCGTCGATCCCCGGACGTGCCTGCCCGCGGCGGAGATGGCGGCGCGGCTGGTCGCGGAGTTGACCGGCGGTACGCTGTGCGAGGGGGCGCTCGTCGAGGGGGCGCCGTTGCCCGAGGGCAAGGCCATCACGCTGCGGCCCCAGCGATGCTCGGCGGTGCTTGGCATCGAGACGCCGGCCGACGAAATGGTGCGGCTCTTGCGTTCAGTGGACGTGCAGGTTCGGGTGCAGGACGATGCCCTGGCGTGCACCCCACCGCCGAGCCGGGCCCACGACCTGACGCGCGAGGTCGATCTTATCGAGGAGATCGCCCGGCTGCGGGGTTTCGACGCTGTGCCGCTGGCCCGGCGGCTGGCGATCAAGGCCCAGCCGCCCCAGCCCGAGGAGCGCGCGATGGAGGGCATCGCGCAGACGTTGACGGCCCTTGGGTTCTATGAGACTGTCACCTTCAGCTTCACGAGCCCGGAGAAGGCGACGCCCTTCCTGCCTACGGGTGCATCGCTGGTGAACGTGGACGACGACCGCCGCGGGGCCGAGCCCACGCTGCGGCCCAGCGTGCTGCCGAGCCTGTTGACCTGCCGGCGGCTGAACCGCGACGCCCAGGTACACCAGGACGGAGGCGTGCGCTTGTTCGAGGTGTCGGCGACGTTTTGGTCGATGCGTGAAGGGACCAACGAAGAGTCTCGCAAGATCGCCATGGTCGTCGATGCCGGAGGCGAAGGACCCAAGGCCAAGGCCGAGGACGTGCAGCACGGCGTGCGGGTGGCCAAGGCGGCGGTCGAGTCGATGGTCGCCCTGTGCTACGGGCATGCAGCGAGGGTGCGGGCCAAAACGGGCGGTGACCTGCCCGCGGCGCTGGACGCGGCCAACGCGGGGCGGGTGTTCGTCGAGGCTGACGACCGACGCGTCGAGCTGGGGTACTTCGGCCTGCCGACAAAAGAGACGCTGGATCTGTTCGACCTGCAGCGGCCGGTGATCGTGGCGGAGCTTGAACTCGAGCCGTTGCTCAAGGCGTACCCGCCTACGCCGCGGGTGAGCGCGTTGCCGGCGTTTCCGGGGATCGAGCGGGATCTCTCGGTGGTGGTCCCAAGCGGGACGGCGTGGGCAGCGATCGAATCGACCGTTGAGGGGCTCGATCTCGATCGCCTGCAGGGCATCGCGTTCGTGGGCACCTATACCGGCAAGCAGGTGGGCGAGGGAAGGAAGAGCGTGACGCTGCGGCTTGGGTTCCGCGATGCTGAGCGGACCTTGCGGCACGAGGAGGTCGACCCGCAAATGGAGCGGACGATTTCGGCGCTTCGGGACGCGGTCGGCGCGGAAGTTCGCGCTTAGTCAATTCGCAACGATGTTGACAAGCCGGCCCGGGACGGCGATGACCTTTCGGACGGTCTTGCCTTCCAGCAACGGTTTGATCTCTTGGTGGTCGAGCGCGATCGCCTCGAGCTTCTTCGCGTCGGCGTCGGCGGGAACCATGATGCGGGCCTTGACCTTGCCCAATATCTGCACGGCGATCTCGACCTCGTCGTCGACGAGCTTGCTCTCGTCGTACTTGGGCCAGGCGCTGTTGTAGAGCGTCTGCACCTGCTGGCCGGCATGGTCGACGCCGCCGAGGCGCTCGTGTAATTCGTCGGCGGTGTGGGGCGCAAAGGGCGCAAGCGTGGCGGTCACGCGGCGTGCCTGCTGCTGGGTAAAGATTGGTCCGCTGCCGGCCTTGGTCGTGGCCAGATTCACCAGCTCGATCATCGCGGCGATGGCGGTGTTGAAGCTCAGGCGTTCGATGTCGCCCTCGACCTTGGCAATCGTGCGGTGGAGTTGCTTATCGACATCCGCGTTCTCGGCGTCGGCCAGGCGGGGCTCGCCGGACTCTTCGTCGATGATCAGCCGCCAGAGGCGCTGCAGGAATCGGTGCAGGCCCATGATGTCGCGGGTATTCCAGGGCTTGCTGGCTTCCAGCGGGCCCATGTACATCTCGTAGAGGCGGAAGGTGTCGGCCCCGAAGTCGGCGATCACGTCATCGGGGTTGACGACGTTCTTCAGGCTCTTGGACATCTTGGCGATGGTCTGGGTGACCTTCTCGCCCGTGGCGCGCTCGACGTATTCCGGCGCGTCGTCGGTGCCGACGTTGTCCACCTGGTCGGTCGGCACCAGCGTCTTGTCCTTGCGCTGGTACGCAAAGCTCGTGATCAGGCCCTGGTGGAACAGCTTGCGGAAGGGCTCGGGCGAATCGACGTAGCCCAGGTCGTGCAGCACCATGTGCCAGAAGCGGGCGTAGAGCAGGTGCAGCACGGCGTGCTCTGAGCCGCCAATGTAGAGATCGACGCCGCGATCGCCCAGCCAGTAGGCCTGGGCTTCCCTGGATACCAGCGCGTCGTCGTTGTGCGGGTCGGCGTATCGCAGATAATACCAGCAGCTTCCGGCCCAGCCGGGCATGGTATTGGTTTCGC
This genomic stretch from Phycisphaerales bacterium harbors:
- the pheT gene encoding phenylalanine--tRNA ligase subunit beta, whose translation is MDASLRWLASLLGGEGASSPLTVEEVDAALTAAGFPLDGVEPKGSDALLDVEVTSNRGDCLCHLGLAREIAAMTGRAVTPREIGEVARGPAVGDHLTLENRCSGGDRPACPTFTAHVILGAKIGPSPAWLRELLESVGQRSINNAVDVTNWLNLEHGNPSHVFDLDTLEGKKLIIREAVEGEALATLDGVSRKLNAGEIVVADASKATSLAGVIGGADSQVSEGTTNIVLEVATWDPERVRQASRRHAVRTDASHRFERVVDPRTCLPAAEMAARLVAELTGGTLCEGALVEGAPLPEGKAITLRPQRCSAVLGIETPADEMVRLLRSVDVQVRVQDDALACTPPPSRAHDLTREVDLIEEIARLRGFDAVPLARRLAIKAQPPQPEERAMEGIAQTLTALGFYETVTFSFTSPEKATPFLPTGASLVNVDDDRRGAEPTLRPSVLPSLLTCRRLNRDAQVHQDGGVRLFEVSATFWSMREGTNEESRKIAMVVDAGGEGPKAKAEDVQHGVRVAKAAVESMVALCYGHAARVRAKTGGDLPAALDAANAGRVFVEADDRRVELGYFGLPTKETLDLFDLQRPVIVAELELEPLLKAYPPTPRVSALPAFPGIERDLSVVVPSGTAWAAIESTVEGLDLDRLQGIAFVGTYTGKQVGEGRKSVTLRLGFRDAERTLRHEEVDPQMERTISALRDAVGAEVRA